One stretch of Streptomyces sp. MMBL 11-1 DNA includes these proteins:
- a CDS encoding cytochrome P450 family protein — protein sequence MTAPRQDPLRDPRFFADPYPTYDRLREGCPVRRVPTGSGGHHAYLITGHAEAREAFTDPRLSKDTARFYAGRPSDRDLHPAISRNMLASDPPAHTRQRRVATPLFTTGRVRELRPYITRVVEDLVATWRPGTEVDLVAELAVPLPVTVVCELLGVPESDRHELARWSHQLFDATDSDRVDAASHRIGAYLTHLVDTARAGSGDGALLSFLGDCDEGRLDRDETISLAALLLVAGHETTTHFIGNAVLALLRHPEAFARLCRDPDLIPGSLDELLRFDSPVSVATFRHSTEDLSVGEADIPAGFPVLIAPGAANRDPAVFPDPHRLDLDRDAGGHLAFGHGIHRCPGAPLARAEAEIFLRTLVTRFPNTRPAVPVESLTWRRTRLTRGLSALPLTLG from the coding sequence GTGACCGCCCCCCGGCAGGACCCCCTGCGCGACCCCCGCTTCTTCGCCGACCCCTACCCCACCTACGACCGGCTGCGCGAAGGCTGCCCGGTGCGGCGGGTCCCCACCGGCTCCGGTGGCCACCACGCCTACCTGATCACCGGTCATGCCGAGGCCCGCGAGGCGTTCACCGACCCGCGCCTGTCCAAGGACACGGCCCGGTTCTACGCCGGCCGTCCCTCGGACCGCGATCTGCACCCGGCGATCTCCCGCAACATGCTGGCGAGCGATCCTCCCGCGCACACCCGCCAGAGGCGGGTGGCGACGCCGCTGTTCACCACCGGACGCGTCCGGGAGCTGCGCCCGTACATCACCCGGGTCGTCGAGGACCTCGTCGCCACGTGGCGACCGGGCACGGAGGTCGACCTGGTGGCGGAGCTGGCGGTGCCCCTGCCGGTCACCGTCGTCTGCGAGCTGCTGGGGGTGCCGGAGTCCGACCGGCACGAGCTCGCCCGCTGGTCCCACCAGCTCTTCGACGCGACCGACTCCGACCGTGTCGACGCCGCGTCGCACCGGATCGGTGCGTACCTGACCCACCTCGTCGACACGGCCCGCGCCGGCTCCGGCGACGGCGCGCTCCTCTCCTTCCTGGGCGACTGCGACGAGGGCCGGCTCGACCGGGACGAGACCATCTCGCTGGCCGCCCTCCTCCTGGTCGCCGGGCACGAGACCACCACCCACTTCATCGGCAACGCCGTCCTGGCCCTGCTGCGGCACCCGGAGGCCTTCGCCCGGCTGTGCCGGGACCCGGACCTGATCCCCGGCTCCCTCGACGAACTGCTCCGCTTCGACTCCCCGGTGAGCGTGGCCACCTTCCGTCACAGCACGGAGGACCTGAGCGTCGGAGAGGCCGACATCCCGGCGGGCTTCCCGGTGCTCATCGCGCCCGGCGCCGCGAACCGGGACCCCGCGGTCTTCCCCGACCCGCACCGCCTCGACCTCGACCGCGACGCCGGCGGCCACCTCGCCTTCGGCCACGGCATCCACCGCTGCCCGGGCGCCCCGCTGGCCCGGGCCGAGGCGGAGATCTTCCTCCGCACCCTGGTGACCCGGTTCCCGAACACCCGCCCGGCCGTCCCCGTGGAATCCTTGACCTGGCGCCGGACGCGCCTCACCCGCGGCCTGTCCGCCCTGCCCCTCACCCTCGGCTGA